A genomic segment from Alistipes senegalensis JC50 encodes:
- a CDS encoding FN3 domain-containing metallophosphoesterase family protein, producing the protein MKKLLFSLAGLLFSLAAVAQDFKITHGPYLCDMTRDGVTVVWTTSKPALSWVEVAPDDGRSFYAQEHARHYQTVAGRRLADRTLHAVRLKGLKPGTDYCYRIFSQEVTAWPQRGKATYGSVVASDVFRRKPYPFRTFPDSGADCSFIMLNDIHGRADYMKDLCKKVDFSEIGFVVFNGDMSSSVENEEQLFTDYIDASVALFASGTPILFNRGNHETRGVWSDRLIDYFPTRSGEFYGIYRYGDVCLLVLDCGEDKPDSDIEYYGLADYDAYRAEECAWLKKAVQSEEFLSASARIVLLHVPPTTGTWHGNVHLNELFMPVLNEAGIDLMLCGHEHRYSFHPAGERGAQFPIVINDNKSYARCDVTDSLIRVRIVGPRGKVTHTHEFPLNGPAVDPE; encoded by the coding sequence ATGAAAAAACTCCTTTTCTCGCTGGCCGGGCTGCTTTTCTCGCTGGCCGCCGTGGCGCAGGATTTCAAAATCACGCACGGTCCTTATCTCTGCGATATGACCCGGGACGGTGTCACGGTCGTCTGGACCACCAGCAAACCGGCCCTCTCGTGGGTCGAGGTCGCGCCCGACGACGGGCGGAGCTTCTATGCGCAGGAGCATGCACGCCATTACCAGACCGTCGCGGGCCGCAGACTGGCCGACAGAACCCTTCATGCCGTGCGGCTCAAAGGGCTGAAACCCGGCACCGACTATTGTTACCGCATTTTTTCGCAGGAGGTCACGGCATGGCCGCAGCGCGGCAAAGCCACCTACGGGAGTGTTGTCGCAAGTGACGTTTTCCGTCGCAAGCCCTATCCGTTCCGGACCTTTCCCGACTCGGGCGCCGACTGCTCGTTCATTATGCTCAACGACATTCACGGCAGGGCCGACTACATGAAGGACCTCTGTAAGAAGGTCGATTTCAGTGAGATCGGATTCGTGGTCTTCAACGGCGACATGTCGAGCAGCGTCGAGAACGAGGAGCAGCTCTTTACGGACTATATCGACGCATCGGTCGCGCTGTTCGCCTCCGGGACGCCGATCCTTTTCAACCGCGGCAACCACGAGACGCGCGGCGTCTGGTCGGACCGCCTGATCGACTATTTCCCGACTCGCAGCGGGGAGTTTTACGGAATTTACCGCTACGGAGATGTCTGCCTGCTGGTGCTCGACTGCGGGGAGGACAAGCCCGACAGCGACATCGAATACTATGGACTGGCCGATTACGACGCCTACCGCGCGGAGGAGTGCGCATGGCTGAAAAAGGCCGTGCAGTCGGAGGAGTTCCTCTCGGCCTCGGCGCGGATCGTCCTGCTGCACGTGCCTCCGACGACGGGTACATGGCACGGAAACGTCCATCTCAACGAACTTTTCATGCCGGTCCTGAACGAAGCCGGGATCGATCTGATGCTCTGCGGCCACGAACACCGCTATTCGTTCCATCCTGCCGGGGAACGGGGTGCGCAGTTTCCGATCGTGATCAACGACAACAAGAGCTATGCCCGCTGTGACGTTACGGACAGCCTGATTCGGGTGCGGATCGTCGGTCCCCGGGGCAA
- a CDS encoding flavin reductase family protein, with protein MKQNWKPGTVLYPLPAVLVSCGATPDEYNLLTVAWTGTVCSDPPMCYISVRPERHSYEIIRRTGEFVINLTTRRLARAADWCGVRSGRDYDKFREMGLTAVPSERVAAPVIAESPVNIECRVRQVLPLGTHDMFLAEVVGVQADEAYIDPRTGRFCLERADPIVYSHGEYFALGEALGHFGWSVRKKKTARKKR; from the coding sequence ATGAAACAGAACTGGAAACCGGGAACGGTGCTTTATCCCCTGCCGGCGGTGCTGGTGAGCTGCGGCGCGACGCCCGACGAGTACAACCTGCTGACCGTGGCATGGACCGGCACGGTCTGTTCCGATCCGCCGATGTGCTATATTTCGGTGCGTCCCGAACGCCACTCCTACGAAATCATCCGCCGCACGGGCGAGTTCGTCATCAACCTCACGACGCGCCGGCTGGCGCGAGCCGCGGACTGGTGCGGCGTGCGCTCGGGCCGCGATTACGACAAGTTCCGCGAGATGGGGCTCACGGCCGTTCCGTCGGAGAGGGTCGCCGCGCCGGTCATCGCCGAGTCTCCCGTGAATATCGAGTGCCGCGTGCGGCAGGTGTTGCCGCTCGGGACCCACGATATGTTTCTGGCCGAGGTGGTCGGGGTGCAGGCCGACGAGGCCTATATCGATCCCCGGACGGGCCGTTTCTGCCTCGAACGCGCCGATCCGATCGTCTATTCCCACGGAGAGTATTTTGCGCTGGGCGAGGCGTTGGGACATTTCGGATGGTCGGTCCGCAAAAAGAAAACAGCGCGAAAAAAGCGGTGA
- a CDS encoding tyrosine-type recombinase/integrase: MLADFTRYLEAERRYSPLTVRNYRHDVEQFLAWLGVCDADFDPCRVTTEDIREWMLFRTEEGHLSAASMNREISSLRALFRWLLRTGVVSRDVTQPVASLRTSRRLPAFVPESRMSGIVSDCEQDSEDFIRERNSLIVLLFYACGLRLAELVGIDRGDFSADYTSLRVRGKGDKERIVPILEFVREKILHYIGLIERQNICISPEKALFLTHKGKRISRTAVYRTVQEELDKAGVQGKKSPHVLRHTFATHLLNGGADMREIQELLGHASLQATQVYTHNSIAKLREIYAKAHPREKGGE; encoded by the coding sequence ATGCTCGCCGATTTCACCCGATACCTCGAAGCGGAACGCCGCTACTCGCCGCTCACCGTGCGCAACTACCGCCACGACGTCGAGCAGTTCCTCGCATGGCTGGGGGTCTGCGACGCCGATTTCGACCCGTGCCGGGTGACCACGGAGGATATCCGCGAGTGGATGCTCTTCCGCACCGAGGAGGGACATCTGAGCGCCGCCTCGATGAACCGCGAGATTTCGTCGCTGCGGGCGCTGTTCCGCTGGCTGCTGCGCACGGGAGTCGTCAGCCGCGACGTGACTCAGCCCGTGGCGTCGCTGCGGACCTCGCGCCGCCTGCCCGCGTTCGTCCCCGAAAGCCGCATGAGCGGAATCGTCAGCGATTGCGAGCAGGACAGCGAAGATTTCATCCGCGAACGCAATTCGCTCATCGTGCTGCTCTTCTACGCCTGCGGCCTGCGGCTGGCTGAACTGGTCGGCATCGACCGCGGGGACTTCTCGGCGGACTACACCTCGCTGCGCGTCCGGGGCAAAGGCGACAAGGAGCGCATCGTACCGATTCTGGAATTCGTCCGCGAAAAGATTTTGCACTACATCGGGTTAATTGAGCGGCAAAATATTTGCATTTCACCGGAAAAAGCGCTATTTTTAACACACAAAGGAAAACGCATATCCCGGACGGCGGTTTACCGGACGGTGCAGGAAGAGCTGGACAAGGCGGGTGTACAAGGAAAGAAAAGCCCCCACGTGCTGCGCCACACTTTCGCAACGCACCTGCTGAACGGCGGAGCCGATATGCGCGAGATACAGGAACTCCTGGGACACGCTTCGCTGCAGGCCACGCAGGTCTATACGCACAACAGCATCGCCAAGCTCCGGGAGATTTATGCAAAAGCCCATCCCCGTGAAAAGGGTGGCGAGTGA
- the hpf gene encoding ribosome hibernation-promoting factor, HPF/YfiA family: MNVQIQSVKFDADKRLIEFVNAKMAKLDRFAERSTGAEVILKLDKDHEKGNKFATITLHMPGEDLVACHQSKAFEESVDEAIDALKRQLEKFKAKTEK, translated from the coding sequence ATGAACGTACAGATTCAATCCGTGAAATTCGACGCCGACAAGCGGCTGATCGAATTCGTGAATGCCAAGATGGCGAAGTTGGACCGCTTTGCGGAGCGCTCGACAGGAGCCGAGGTCATTCTCAAACTCGATAAGGACCACGAAAAAGGAAACAAATTCGCAACCATCACGCTGCACATGCCGGGCGAGGACCTGGTGGCCTGCCACCAGTCGAAAGCCTTCGAAGAGTCGGTCGACGAAGCCATCGATGCCCTGAAACGCCAGTTGGAGAAATTCAAAGCGAAAACTGAGAAATAA
- a CDS encoding helix-turn-helix domain-containing protein, which produces MIDLQRFRKEHKIKQCDIATLFGVSQPYVSAIERGVRPLNEEQFRLLYNRYGDILLPYKITERPIFETQELAKIEMPREVFDKISRLIDTVCAQQETIAGQQGTIAGQQDLLSKMQILVDKALTPPHHKADTMDGADSEGGRDTSKVG; this is translated from the coding sequence ATGATTGATTTACAGAGGTTTAGAAAAGAACATAAAATTAAGCAATGTGATATTGCTACGTTGTTTGGGGTTTCTCAACCGTATGTTTCCGCGATTGAACGGGGGGTTCGCCCTTTGAATGAGGAGCAATTTCGGTTGTTGTATAATCGGTATGGTGATATTTTGTTGCCTTATAAGATAACGGAACGACCGATTTTTGAGACCCAAGAATTGGCGAAAATTGAAATGCCCCGTGAGGTATTCGACAAAATTTCGCGATTGATTGATACAGTTTGTGCCCAGCAGGAAACAATCGCAGGGCAACAAGGGACGATAGCCGGACAGCAGGATTTGCTGTCTAAGATGCAAATACTTGTTGATAAGGCACTTACCCCCCCCCATCACAAAGCAGATACAATGGATGGGGCAGATTCAGAGGGAGGTAGAGACACTTCGAAAGTTGGGTGA